The following coding sequences are from one Pirellulales bacterium window:
- a CDS encoding dienelactone hydrolase family protein, which translates to MRVRTWIVLTILCAGIAQACAGDEQPVAFRTIDDLWSGFDPRALPLEVEVIKAWDEGDVHLETIYFTGEVFEGEKTRVFGYIGRPKNIAGTTPGILHIHGGGQTANLDWPRFWARRGYISFSFDFCGNTNLPTLGPEYRRERYTLWGKVPANMMEVSGGREMKPTPRYNPWYHWNMAARRGLTLLEAQPGIDGERLGIFGISMGGTLTWMVAAVDPRVKAAVPIYGNGWESYSAYPPQPEPEVSEDNRLWRALIAPETHAPRISCPVLFMSATDDFHGKMDLGYRTLDLLKSPIRRQVFTPNYDHHIEPAEARSLPLWMDVHLRGTPAEWPAAPQIEFTAADEDGVPRVRVTAAAESDPVTRVDIYYALSNDWPMTRFWRTIENVQPSDGVWMGATACLDASDVLTAFANVTYATGIRQSSRLARRSVAEIARARPTLVRSALIDAMDTSTDWNWVPAYTDPNQGDTAFFAPWTGADGERGFTLDPKMFPHERATSYYFGTRKIGDPQFRGQAGAMLAIDYPADRAPDKLTIRVRHRVPGEHSQEFETTVLPQPDGADTPATETESPDTVPWRTLRLEVGQFHNAQKVGLPDWEHVEYFILQGTNSPGHPPVFKRLRWEPKP; encoded by the coding sequence ATGAGAGTTCGGACGTGGATCGTTTTAACAATCTTATGCGCGGGCATTGCACAGGCTTGCGCGGGCGATGAGCAGCCAGTCGCTTTTCGTACGATCGACGATTTGTGGTCGGGCTTTGATCCGCGGGCCTTGCCGCTGGAAGTCGAAGTGATCAAGGCCTGGGACGAAGGTGATGTCCACCTGGAGACGATCTATTTCACCGGCGAGGTGTTCGAAGGCGAAAAAACGCGCGTCTTCGGGTACATCGGCCGTCCTAAGAACATCGCCGGCACGACGCCGGGCATCTTGCACATTCACGGCGGTGGGCAGACGGCCAATCTGGATTGGCCGCGGTTCTGGGCACGCCGTGGGTACATTTCGTTCAGCTTCGATTTTTGCGGCAACACGAATTTACCAACGCTGGGCCCCGAGTATCGACGCGAGCGTTACACGCTGTGGGGTAAGGTGCCTGCCAACATGATGGAAGTCAGCGGCGGCCGGGAAATGAAGCCGACACCGCGCTATAACCCTTGGTACCATTGGAACATGGCAGCGCGGCGCGGACTGACGTTGCTCGAAGCGCAGCCAGGGATCGACGGCGAGCGGCTGGGTATTTTCGGTATTTCGATGGGGGGCACGCTGACCTGGATGGTCGCGGCTGTTGATCCGCGCGTGAAGGCGGCGGTGCCGATCTATGGCAACGGCTGGGAATCGTACTCGGCCTATCCGCCCCAGCCTGAGCCGGAAGTCAGCGAGGATAACCGGCTGTGGCGGGCCTTGATCGCGCCAGAGACTCATGCACCGCGCATCAGTTGTCCGGTGCTCTTCATGAGCGCGACTGACGACTTTCACGGCAAAATGGATCTTGGCTATCGCACGCTCGACCTGCTCAAGTCGCCCATTCGCCGGCAAGTTTTCACGCCCAACTATGACCATCACATCGAGCCGGCCGAAGCCCGTTCGCTGCCGCTGTGGATGGACGTGCATCTGCGCGGGACACCTGCGGAGTGGCCCGCCGCACCACAGATCGAGTTTACTGCCGCGGATGAGGACGGCGTGCCACGTGTGCGCGTCACGGCCGCGGCAGAGTCTGACCCGGTAACGCGCGTCGATATCTATTACGCGTTATCGAACGATTGGCCGATGACCCGCTTCTGGCGAACGATCGAAAACGTGCAGCCCAGCGATGGCGTCTGGATGGGCGCCACCGCGTGTCTGGATGCGAGCGATGTGCTGACCGCGTTCGCCAACGTTACGTACGCCACGGGCATCCGGCAAAGCTCGCGCCTTGCGCGAAGGTCCGTGGCGGAAATCGCCAGGGCACGCCCGACGCTCGTGCGATCGGCCCTGATCGACGCAATGGACACCTCGACCGATTGGAACTGGGTGCCGGCTTATACCGACCCGAATCAGGGAGACACGGCATTTTTCGCTCCCTGGACCGGCGCCGACGGCGAGCGTGGTTTTACGCTCGATCCAAAAATGTTTCCACACGAGCGGGCCACGAGCTACTACTTCGGCACTCGCAAAATCGGCGATCCGCAATTTCGCGGCCAGGCGGGCGCAATGCTAGCGATCGATTATCCGGCGGATCGCGCGCCGGATAAACTCACCATTCGCGTGAGACATCGAGTGCCGGGCGAGCACAGCCAGGAGTTCGAGACAACGGTGCTACCGCAGCCCGACGGCGCAGATACGCCTGCGACTGAAACGGAGTCGCCCGACACGGTGCCCTGGCGCACGCTACGGTTGGAAGTAGGCCAGTTTCACAATGCTCAAAAGGTCGGGCTTCCGGATTGGGAGCACGTTGAATACTTCATTCTGCAAGGAACGAACTCGCCCGGGCATCCGCCGGTGTTTAAGCGGTTGCGATGGGAACCAAAGCCATAG
- a CDS encoding beta-galactosidase trimerization domain-containing protein, protein QTRALYAQGALPVYFSHTLGAFRSYQEKHLPVRVLTEHDLEDADLQGIRVLVLPNVACMSSRAAEVVRRFVASGGGLVATFETSLYDENYEKRADFALADLFRAQYLSTDTVSQRVENLYLSLAADHPIVNDPLIKSKQNTAWLNPGNPPDKGTLALIASAAAVKPLDGGEVLATYRVNLPAERAKEQFPAVIASEFGKGRVVFFPASVDKGMFFYPDGYMRQMLANAAQWAARDDRPDVEVDGPLILTTTYRRQPDKKRTIVHLLNQASSWGMHSTYQKLAPPPEELNKHWGFPNQSELRGTWPVREEIIPLSGIRVRCRVPGVTKATLEPGSIDLPISKTDNGLEVIVNDLGMHSMVVFE, encoded by the coding sequence GCAGACGCGGGCGTTGTACGCGCAAGGGGCGCTGCCGGTTTATTTCTCACATACCTTGGGGGCGTTTCGGTCGTACCAGGAAAAGCACTTGCCCGTCCGCGTGCTGACCGAACACGATCTGGAAGATGCCGACCTGCAAGGGATACGCGTGCTGGTGCTGCCGAATGTGGCCTGCATGTCGTCGCGCGCCGCCGAGGTCGTGCGGCGTTTCGTCGCCAGCGGCGGTGGGCTTGTGGCGACATTCGAGACGTCGCTGTACGACGAGAATTATGAAAAGCGCGCGGACTTTGCCCTGGCCGATCTTTTCCGCGCTCAGTACCTATCGACCGACACGGTGAGCCAGCGCGTCGAGAATCTTTACCTTTCGCTGGCGGCGGACCATCCGATCGTCAATGATCCGCTAATCAAATCCAAGCAAAACACGGCCTGGCTCAATCCGGGCAATCCGCCGGATAAGGGGACGCTGGCCTTGATCGCGAGCGCTGCGGCGGTAAAGCCACTCGACGGCGGCGAAGTGCTGGCGACATACCGGGTGAACTTGCCGGCTGAGCGCGCCAAGGAGCAATTTCCGGCCGTTATCGCCTCGGAATTTGGTAAAGGACGCGTCGTCTTTTTCCCGGCCTCGGTCGACAAGGGGATGTTTTTCTATCCCGACGGCTACATGCGACAGATGCTGGCGAACGCAGCCCAATGGGCGGCGCGCGACGATCGGCCGGATGTGGAAGTGGACGGGCCGCTGATTCTCACCACCACCTATCGCCGCCAGCCAGATAAAAAACGCACGATCGTGCATCTGCTAAACCAGGCCAGTAGCTGGGGCATGCACTCGACCTATCAAAAGCTGGCCCCGCCGCCCGAGGAATTGAACAAGCATTGGGGCTTTCCGAATCAGTCCGAGTTGCGTGGCACATGGCCAGTGCGCGAGGAGATCATTCCGCTCTCGGGCATCCGCGTCCGTTGTCGTGTGCCTGGCGTGACCAAGGCGACGCTCGAGCCCGGTTCGATCGATCTGCCGATCAGCAAGACAGACAACGGTTTAGAAGTGATCGTAAACGATCTTGGTATGCACTCGATGGTAGTATTCGAATGA